Genomic DNA from Lactuca sativa cultivar Salinas chromosome 8, Lsat_Salinas_v11, whole genome shotgun sequence:
TACACTAACCCCTTTCAACTTCGTCAGTTTGTCTTTACTGATCACTCCACTGATCGTTGATTTGTATTTCAGATCGTAGCCGGAGACGGAGAATTCACATGTATCTCTAAGTTTGACCTCGAATTCTCCGGTGTCTTTGTTCAGGGTGTATGATGTTACGCCTGTCGGAAGCAGACCTACCGGAAAATCGTAATCTTGCAGAGCCTCGTACACGGTGGGTGTCTCGGCGACTGCAAGGGCGGTGGAGGTGATAAGGAGAAGGGAGAGGAGGAGAAAAGGGAGTATTGACGCCGGAGAAGACATTTGAGAGTTGGAGAATGGGAGATATGATGATGTTTAATTCTGCAGACT
This window encodes:
- the LOC111911555 gene encoding uncharacterized protein LOC111911555 yields the protein MSSPASILPFLLLSLLLITSTALAVAETPTVYEALQDYDFPVGLLPTGVTSYTLNKDTGEFEVKLRDTCEFSVSGYDLKYKSTISGVISKDKLTKLKGVSVKVIIIWVDIVEVTRDSDDLDFSVGILSAGFDVDQFEESPECGCGFDCDSLESN